The following coding sequences lie in one Cloeon dipterum chromosome 1, ieCloDipt1.1, whole genome shotgun sequence genomic window:
- the l(3)72Ab gene encoding U5 small nuclear ribonucleoprotein 200 kDa helicase, with amino-acid sequence MADAAARQQQYEYKANSNLVLQADTRLIERRSRDEATGEVVSLVGKLDGTRMGDRYQRSRPERTEERKAKRQKRDEAQYDFTRMRGSNILDDNVDYVPEILYRPKTQETRQTYEVLLSFIQEALGDQPRDILCGAADEVLVVLKNDKYKDKEKKRETEALLGPIAEERFALLTNLGKKINDFNTDSNAANADENIDETYGINCQFEESSDEDDEDKHGEVCEDIEDMDEGEEARLDTSIHAENLAAAEREKMEKKKKITLHALDIDAYWLQRRLSKFYDDAIKSQEKAAEVLSVLKSAADDREAETQLVLLLGYECFDFIKLLKKHRQMIVYCTLLASSQSESEKEALKSKMKEDSALAKILLQLETGNEEDGDGEGTEARSSHQKNADEGVGPEGIAGQVAGTRTVLDFADITFTQGCHFMANKKCQLPEGSFRKQRKGYEEVHVPALKPKPFQNNETLFSVDKLPKYAQAAFDGFKTLNRIQSRLQKAAMESDENLLLCAPTGAGKTNVAMLCMMREIGKYINPDGTINADEFKIIYVAPMRSLVQEMVGNFGKRLASYNIIVSELTGDHQLTREQIGATQVIVCTPEKWDIITRKGGEKSFTQLVRLVIIDEIHLLHDERGPVLESLVARTIRTIESTQEDVRIVGLSATLPNYQDVATFLRVKPETGLFYFDNSFRPVPLEQQYIGITEKKALKRFQAMNDVVYEKVMDQAGKNQVLIFVHSRKETGKTARALRDACLEKDTLGLFLREGSASTEVLRSEADQVKNPELKDLLPYGFAIHHAGMTRVDRTLVEDLFADRHIQVLVSTATLAWGVNLPAHTVIIKGTQVYNPEKGRWTELGALDVLQMLGRAGRPQYDTKGEGILITNHSELQYYLSLLNQQLPIESQMISKLPDMLNAEIVLGSIQNVQDAVTWLGYTYLYIRMLRNPTLYGVSYDMLKEDPLLEQRRADLVHTAAVLLDRCGLAKYDRKTGALQVTELGRIASHFYCTHDSMSTYNQLLKPTLSEIEIFRVFSLSSEFRNITVRDEEKLELQKLIERVPIPIKEGIEEPSAKVNVLLQAYISQLKLEGFALMSDMVYITQSASRLMRAIFEIVMFRGWAQLADKTLSLCKMIDRRMWQSMSPLRQFRKMPEEIVKKIEKKNFPWERLYDLGPNEIGELIRVPRLGKTIYRYVHQFPKLELSTHIQPVTRSTLRVELTLTPDFEWDEKIHGASEAFWILVEDVDSEVVLHSEYFLLKAKFARDVHHVKFFVPVFEPLPPQYFLRIVSDRWIGSETQLPVTFRHLILPEKNPPPTELLDLQPLPITALRNSEYESLYSFKQFNPIQTQVFNALYNSDDNVFIGAPTGSGKTTIAEFAVLRLFSQNPEGRCVYLVAKEALAQNVYYDWSKRFGNVWGKKVVLLTGETGTDLKLLAKGQIIVTTAEKWDVLSRRWKQRKNVQSVQLFIVDELQLLGGDDGPVLEVVCSRMRFISSQLEKQIRIIGLGSSIGDAKDMAGWLGCMANSTFNFHPSVRPVPLELHIQGFNITHNQTRINSMAKPVYNSIMRHSRNKPVIVFVPTRKQARLTAIDILTYSASEGSASQFLRAHVDDLKPFLDKLSDKTLKETLSQGVAYIHKGLSYTDTKIVEQLFESGAVQVAVLTRSLCWATNIFAHLVVIMDTQCYNGKVHAYEDYPITDVLQMVGRANRPKYDDDAKCVLMCQTSKKDFYKKFLSEPLPVESHLDHRLHDHFNAEIVTKTIENKQDAVDYLTWSFIYRRLTQNPNYYGLQGVTHRHLSDQLSEMIENTLNDLQQSKCISIEDEVDCQPLNLGMIAAYYYINYTTIELFSLSLNNKTKIRGLIEIISAANEYEDVPVRHREDVILKALASKLPNKVPAAKYNDPHTKTNLLLQAHLSRLQLGAELQQDTEMILNKAIRLIQACVDVLSSNGWLSPAVAAMELAQMVTQAMWSKDSYLKQLPHFTPEIIERCLSKEVETVFDIMELEDDARSKLLQLSDAQMVDVARFCNRYPNIEMNYEVLDKDDIHIGDSVNVVVNLEREDEVTGPVIAPFFPQKREEGWWVVIGDPKTNALLSIKRLTLQQKAKVKLDFVAPKPCGDYEYTLYFMSDAYLGCDQEYKFKIRVEEPESDSDSGSD; translated from the exons ATGGCGGATGCCGCGGCCCGTCAACAGCAGTATGAATACAAAGCG AACTCGAATCTTGTCCTGCAAGCGGACACTCGTTTGATCGAGCGTCGAAGCAGAGATGAAGCCACAGGAGAAGTTGTCTCGCTTGTTGGCAAACTTGATGGTACCCGAATGGGAGACCGGTATCAAAGAAGTAGACCAGAAAGGACAGAGGAAAGAAAGGCGAAGAGGCAAAAACGAGACGAAGCGCAGTATGATTTTACACGGATGAGAGGATCAAACATTCTAGACGACAATGTCGATTATGTTCCTGAAATTTTGTATCGTCCTAAGACCCAGGAAACCAGGCAAACCTATGAAGTTTTGCTCAGCTTCATTCAGGAGGCATTGGGAGATCAA ccCCGAGACATCCTGTGCGGTGCAGCAGATGAAGTACTTGTTGTcctgaaaaatgacaaatacaaagataaagaaaaaaagagggAGACCGAAGCTCTGCTTGGGCCCATTGCAGAGGAGAGATTTGCGCTCCTAACAAATTTAGGAAAGAAGATCAATGACTTCAACACAGACTCCAATGCTGCTAATGCTG ATGAAAACATTGACGAGACATATGGTATTAACTGCCAGTTTGAAGAGAGCTCCGATGAAGATGATGAGGACAAACACGGTGAAGTGTGCGAAGACATTGAGGATATGGATGAAGGAGAGGAGGCTAGACTTGACACTTCAATCCATgcagaaaat TTGGCAGCAGCTGAACGCGAAAAGAtggagaagaagaaaaagataACCCTTCATGCATTGGACATAGATGCCTATTGGCTGCAACGTCGTCTATCAAAGTTCTACGATGACGCCATTAAATCTCAAGAAAAAGCTGCAGAGGTGTTGTCTGTGTTGAAGAGTGCAGCAGATGACCGCGAGGCAGAGACTCAGTTGGTTCTCCTCCTAGGATATGAATGTTTCGACTTCATCAAGCTGTTGAAAAAACACCGACAAATGA ttgTGTATTGCACATTGTTGGCTTCGTCTCAAAGCGAATCTGAAAAGGAAGCATTGAAGTCCAAGATGAAGGAGGACTCAGCACTTGCTAAGATCCTGCTTCAGCTTGAAACTGGAAATGAAGAAGATGGAGACGGGGAAGGCACTGAGGCCAGGTCTAG CCACCAAAAAAATGCTGACGAAGGAGTCGGACCGGAGGGTATTGCAGGACAGGTGGCGGGCACTAGGACAGTTCTTGACTTTGCTGATATTACATTCACACAAGGATGCCATTTCATGGCTAACAAGAAATGTCAGCTCCCTGAGGGATCTTTCAGAAAGCAACGCAAAG GCTATGAAGAGGTCCACGTGCCTGCTTTGAAGCCAAAGCCATTCCAGAACAATGAGACTCTGTTCTCAGTTGACAAACTCCCAAAATATGCACAGGCAGCATTTGACGGGTTCAAGACACTAAACAGAATTCAGAGCCGATTGCAAAAGGCTGCCATGGAATCTGACGAAAACTTACTCCTTTGCGCTCCAACT GGTGCTGGTAAAACCAACGTTGCAATGCTTTGCATGATGCGAGAGATCGGAAAGTACATCAACCCTGACGGAACTATCAATGCCGACGAGTTCAAAATCATTTACGTTGCCCCCATGAGATCACTTGTGCAGGAAATGGTTGGAAACTTTGGAAAG CGTCTTGCCTCCTACAACATCATCGTTTCTGAGTTGACTGGTGACCATCAGTTGACCAGAGAGCAGATTGGCGCGACTCAAGTCATTGTCTGCACCCCTGAAAAGTGGGACATCATTACCAGGAAAGGCGGAGAAAAGAGTTTTACACAGCTTGTTCGACTGGTTATTATT GATGAAATTCACCTGCTTCACGATGAGCGTGGCCCAGTTCTTGAATCTTTGGTCGCAAGAACCATCCGAACCATTGAATCAACGCAAGAGGACGTGCGAATTGTCGGCCTCAGTGCTACTCTGCCTAACTACCAGGACGTGGCTACATTTTTGCGTGTGAAGCCTGAAACC GGCCTCTTTTACTTTGATAATAGCTTCAGGCCCGTTCCACTGGAGCAGCAGTACATTGGAATCACTGAGAAGAAAGCACTCAAACGTTTCCAAGCAATGAACGATGTTGTTTACGAAAAGGTCATGGACCAAGCTGGCAAAAATCAAGTGTTGATTTTTGTACATTCCAGAAAGGAGACAG gCAAAACTGCCCGAGCTCTCCGAGATGCCTGTCTTGAAAAGGACACCCTTGGTCTCTTTTTGAGAGAAGGTTCGGCATCAACTGAGGTGTTGAGAAGTGAAGCAGACCAAGTGAAAAATCCAGAATTGAAAGACCTCCTGCCATACGGATTCGCCATCCATCACGCTGGAATGACCAGAGTTGACAGGACCCTTGTTGAAGACTTGTTTGCAGACAGGCATATTCAGGTCTTGGTTTCTACTGCCACCTTAGCTTGGGGTGTCAATTTACCCGCCCACACTGTAATCATCAAAGGCACTCAGGTTTACAACCCCGAGAAGGGACGCTGGACAGAGTTAGGCGCGCTTGATGTTTTGCAG atgCTTGGTCGCGCTGGCAGACCTCAGTATGACACAAAGGGTGAAGGCATTTTGATCACCAACCACAGCGAGCTGCAGTATTATCTATCTCTGCTGAACCAACAGCTTCCAATTGAGTCACAGATGATCTCCAAGCTGCCAGATATGTTGAATGCAGAAATCGTGCTGGGCTCCATCCAGAACGTTCAAGATGCAGTCACTTGGCTTGGCTACACTTACTTATACATCCGAATGCTCCGAAACCCCACTCTGTATGGAGTCAGCTATGACATGCTCAAAGAGGACCCTCTTCTTGAGCAGCGTAGGGCCGACCTCGTCCACACTGCTGCAGTTCTCTTGGACAGATGTGGTCTTGCCAAGTATGACAGGAAAACTGGAGCACTGCAGGTGACTGAGCTGGGCCGCATTGCCAGCCACTTCTACTGCACTCATGATTCCATGTCAACATACAATCAGCTGCTGAAGCCAACCTTGAGtgagattgaaattttcag GGTTTTCTCACTCTCAAGCGAATTCAGAAACATCACTGTCCGTGACGAGGAGAagttagaattgcaaaaactgattGAAAGAGTTCCAATTCCTATCAAAGAAGGCATTGAAGAGCCTAGCGCAAAGGTGAACGTACTGCTGCAGGCATACATTTCTCAACTCAAGCTGGAAGGCTTTGCACTCATGTCTGACATGGTGTACATCACACAGTCAGCTTCTCGATTAATGAGGGCGATTTTCGAAATCG TCATGTTCAGAGGCTGGGCCCAGTTGGCCGACAAGACGCTCTCTCTTTGCAAAATGATTGACCGCAGAATGTGGCAGTCCATGTCTCCATTAAGACAATTCAGAAAAATGCCCGAGGAAATcgtgaaaaaaatcgagaagAAGAACTTCCCTTGGGAGCGGCTGTATGATTTGGGACCAAATGAAATTGGAGAACTGATTCGTGTGCCTCGACTTGGAAAGACCATTTATAGATATGTGCACCAGTTCCCTAAACTGGAGTTGTCCACACACATTCAACCCGTTACAAG ATCAACTCTTCGCGTGGAGCTCACCCTAACGCCTGACTTTGAATGGGATGAAAAAATTCATGGCGCCTCGGAAGCTTTTTGGATCTTGGTGGAAGATGTTGACTCTGAGGTTGTTCTCCACAGCGAATATTTCCTGCTGAAGGCCAAGTTTGCCCGTGATGTGCATCACGTCAAGTTCTTTGTGCCGGTGTTTGAGCCCCTGCCTCCTCAATATTTCCTTAGGATTGTGTCAGACCGCTGGATAG gCTCTGAGACACAGTTGCCAGTGACCTTCAGGCACTTGATCCTCCCTGAGAAGAACCCGCCTCCAACAGAGCTGCTTGACTTACAACCTTTGCCAATCACTGCCCTGCGAAACTCTGAATACGAGTCGCTTTACTCATTCAAGCAATTCAATCCTATCCAGACGCAGGTCTTCAATGCCTTGTACAACAGTGACGACAACGTGTTTATTGGTGCGCCCACTGGCTCTGGCAAGACGACTATTGCCGAGTTTGCTGTTCTGCGGCTCTTCTCGCAAAATCCAGAGGGGCGCTGCGTTTACCTGGTTGCAAAGGAAGCTCTGGCTCAGAATGTGTACTACGACTGGTCCAAGCGATTTGGAAATGTGTGGGGCAAAAAA GTTGTCCTCCTGACTGGTGAAACAGGCACCGACTTGAAGTTGCTTGCCAAGGGTCAAATTATCGTTACAACCGCTGAAAAGTGGGATGTGCTCTCCAGGAGATGGAAGCAGCGCAAAAATGTGCAGTCTGTTCAGCTTTTCATTGTAGACGAACTGCAG cttcTTGGTGGAGATGATGGGCCAGTTCTGGAAGTAGTTTGCTCTCGCATGCGGTTCATTTCATCACAGCTTGAGAAGCAAATCAGGATTATTGGTTTGGGTTCTTCCATTGGGGACGCAAAGGACATGGCCGGGTGGCTTGGATGCATGGCTAATTCCACCTTCAACTTCCATCCCAGCGTGAGGCCTGTTCCTCTGGAGCTGCACATTCAG GGCTTTAACATCACGCACAACCAGACAAGAATCAATTCCATGGCCAAGCCAGTGTACAATAGCATCATGAGACACAGCCGCAACAAGCCTGTCATCGTCTTTGTCCCAACAAGGAAGCAGGCGCGTTTGACAGCCATTGACATTCTCACCTACTCTGCGTCGGAAGGCAGTGCAAGTCAGTTCTTGCGTGCCCATGTTGACGACCTGAAGCCGTTTTTGGACAAATTGTCAGACAag ACTTTGAAAGAGACTCTATCTCAAGGCGTCGCTTACATCCACAAGGGCCTAAGCTACACAGACACCAAGATCGTTGAGCAGCTGTTTGAATCTGGAGCTGTTCAGGTTGCAGTGCTGACCCGAAGTCTGTGCTGGGCCACTAATATTTTCGCCCATTTGGTCGTCATCATGGACACTCAGTGCTACAATGGCAAA GTTCATGCCTACGAGGACTACCCAATCACAGACGTTCTGCAGATGGTTGGCAGGGCGAATAGACCTAAATATGATGATGACGCCAAGTGCGTGTTGATGTGTCAGACCTCCAAGAAAGATTTCTACAAGAAGTTCCTGAGCGAGCCGCTGCCAGTTGAGAGTCACTTGGACCATCGTTTGCATGACCACTTCAACGCGGAGATTGTCACAAAGACGATTGAAAACAAACAGGACGCTGTCGATTACCTGACCTGGTCCTTCATCTACCGCAGATTGACTCAGAATCCCAATTACTATGGTCTTCAAGGCGTAACCCACCGCCACCTTTCTGACCAGCTCTCTGAGATGATTGAAAACACACTGAACGACCTGCAGCAGTCCAAGTGCATCAGCATTGAGGACGAAGTGGACTGTCAGCCGCTTAACTTGGGAATGATCGCAGCCTACTATTACATCAACTACACCACTATCGAGCTGTTCAGCTTGTCACTCAACAACAAGACCAAAATCCGCGGTCTGATTGAGATAATCTCTGCCGCCAATGAGTACGAGGACGTGCCGGTGCGGCACAGAGAGGACGTCATCCTGAAGGCGTTGGCGTCTAAGCTGCCAAACAAAGTGCCTGCCGCTAAATATAACGACCCGCACACTAAGACCAATCTGCTGCTGCAAGCGCACCTCTCAAGACTGCAGCTGGGCGCAGAGCTTCAGCAGGATACAGAAATGATCCTCAACAAGGCCATCAGACTGATTCAGGCGTGCGTTGACGTACTCAGTTCAAATGGTTGGCTCTCACCTGCCGTGGCAGCCATGGAACTGGCGCAGATGGTGACTCAAGCCATGTGGAGCAAGGACTCGTACTTGAAGCAACTGCCTCATTTCACACcg GAAATCATTGAGCGGTGCTTGTCCAAAGAGGTGGAAACCGTTTTCGACATTATGGAGCTGGAAGATGATGCCCGCAGCAAACTGCTTCAGCTTTCTGATGCACAGATGGTGGATGTTGCTCGATTCTGCAACCGCTACCCCAATATCGAGATGAATTACGAAGTGCTGGATAAGGATGACATCCACATCGGAGACTCAGTGAATGTTGTAGTAAATCTCGAGCGTGAAGACGAAGTAACAGGCCCAGTTATAGCACCATTCTTCCCACAG AAACGAGAGGAAGGCTGGTGGGTCGTAATTGGTGACCCAAAAACCAACGCCCTGCTGTCCATTAAACGGCTCACCCTTCAGCAAAAGGCCAAGGTTAAGCTTGACTTTGTCGCTCCAAAACCGTGCGGCGACTATGAATACACTCTGTACTTCATGTCTGATGCCTACTTGGGCTGCGATCAAGAGTACAAGTTCAAAATCAGAGTGGAAGAGCCTGAATCAGATTCGGATTCTGGAAGCGACTAG
- the Gbs-70E gene encoding protein phosphatase 1 regulatory subunit 3B isoform X1, translating into MPADYEMMIASSPPVFSHSPPVSSCLATNYNYLYNGLAYTNDNRSPLRRREAHHQLNPKLRVGAMAAVAATAEPMLAKSAVLKALAPRLRPCLVVKPEEDAADASKLKKRVVFADDKGLSLTHIRIMSEPSHCPPLWTVDFIAQVTKGASAVVAPDPWEVTFPQPASDYLKFRQCLDLNNVSLENVIVKEAEELIVGTVKVKNISFHKQVFVRVTFDDWKTHEDAHCTFVQNSPTSMSPSAGTAPGCIVLYDTFSFQLRLQPRATRVEFCVCFASDGKEHWDNNTNKNYVLLKSISPVDRTGNNNNNGIRVMTASAGQQRYNDALHAKLDSWSEFASWNHLASQTAMKSRELCA; encoded by the exons ATGCCTGCCGACTACGAAATGATGATCGCCTCTAGTCCGCCAGTATTTAGCCATAGCCCACCAGTCTCGAGCTGCCTCGCCACAAACTACAACTACCTCTACAACGGCCTGGCCTACACCAATGACAACAGGTCGCCGCTGAGGCGGCGCGAGGCGCACCACCAGTTGAACCCCAAGCTCAGGGTCGGAGCAATGGCCGCCGTGGCCGCCACCGCCGAGCCCATGCTGGCCAAGAGTGCCGTTCTGAAGGCGCTGGCGCCTCGTCTCCGGCCCTGCCTCGTGGTAAAACCCGAGGAGGACGCGGCCGACGCCTCTAAACTGAAGAAGAGGGTCGTCTTCGCCGACGACAAAGGACTATCCCTGACACAC ATTCGAATCATGAGCGAGCCGTCGCACTGCCCACCGCTGTGGACGGTCGACTTTATCGCGCAGGTGACCAAGGGTGCGAGCGCCGTGGTGGCGCCCGACCCGTGGGAAGTGACTTTCCCGCAGCCAGCCTCAGACTACCTCAAGTTCCGGCAGTGCCTGGACCTGAACAACGTCTCCCTGGAGAACGTGATCGTGAAGGAGGCGGAGGAGCTGATCGTTGGTACGGTCAAGGTCAAGAACATCTCGTTTCACAAGCAGGTGTTTGTGCGGGTCACCTTCGACGACTGGAAAACGCACGAGGACGCGCACTGCACGTTCGTGCAGAACAGCCCTACGTCAATGAGCCCGTCGGCAGGCACGGCGCCCGGCTGCATCGTCCTCTACGACACGTTCTCGTTCCAGCTGCGCCTGCAGCCGCGGGCCACGCGCGTTGAATTCTGCGTGTGCTTCGCCAGCGACGGCAAAGAGCACTGGGACAACAACACTAACAAGAACTACGTGCTGCTCAAGTCAATCTCGCCGGTCGACAGAACgggcaacaacaacaacaatggCATCCGCGTCATGACAGCGTCGGCCGGTCAGCAGCGCTACAACGACGCCCTACACGCCAAATTGGACTCGTGGTCCGAGTTCGCCAGCTGGAACCACTTG
- the Gbs-70E gene encoding protein phosphatase 1 regulatory subunit 3B isoform X2 — translation MPADYEMMIASSPPVFSHSPPVSSCLATNYNYLYNGLAYTNDNRSPLRRREAHHQLNPKLRVGAMAAVAATAEPMLAKSAVLKALAPRLRPCLVVKPEEDAADASKLKKRVVFADDKGLSLTHIRIMSEPSHCPPLWTVDFIAQVTKGASAVVAPDPWEVTFPQPASDYLKFRQCLDLNNVSLENVIVKEAEELIVGTVKVKNISFHKQVFVRVTFDDWKTHEDAHCTFVQNSPTSMSPSAGTAPGCIVLYDTFSFQLRLQPRATRVEFCVCFASDGKEHWDNNTNKNYVLLKSISPVDRTGNNNNNGIRVMTASAGQQRYNDALHAKLDSWSEFASWNHLVNDSPYW, via the exons ATGCCTGCCGACTACGAAATGATGATCGCCTCTAGTCCGCCAGTATTTAGCCATAGCCCACCAGTCTCGAGCTGCCTCGCCACAAACTACAACTACCTCTACAACGGCCTGGCCTACACCAATGACAACAGGTCGCCGCTGAGGCGGCGCGAGGCGCACCACCAGTTGAACCCCAAGCTCAGGGTCGGAGCAATGGCCGCCGTGGCCGCCACCGCCGAGCCCATGCTGGCCAAGAGTGCCGTTCTGAAGGCGCTGGCGCCTCGTCTCCGGCCCTGCCTCGTGGTAAAACCCGAGGAGGACGCGGCCGACGCCTCTAAACTGAAGAAGAGGGTCGTCTTCGCCGACGACAAAGGACTATCCCTGACACAC ATTCGAATCATGAGCGAGCCGTCGCACTGCCCACCGCTGTGGACGGTCGACTTTATCGCGCAGGTGACCAAGGGTGCGAGCGCCGTGGTGGCGCCCGACCCGTGGGAAGTGACTTTCCCGCAGCCAGCCTCAGACTACCTCAAGTTCCGGCAGTGCCTGGACCTGAACAACGTCTCCCTGGAGAACGTGATCGTGAAGGAGGCGGAGGAGCTGATCGTTGGTACGGTCAAGGTCAAGAACATCTCGTTTCACAAGCAGGTGTTTGTGCGGGTCACCTTCGACGACTGGAAAACGCACGAGGACGCGCACTGCACGTTCGTGCAGAACAGCCCTACGTCAATGAGCCCGTCGGCAGGCACGGCGCCCGGCTGCATCGTCCTCTACGACACGTTCTCGTTCCAGCTGCGCCTGCAGCCGCGGGCCACGCGCGTTGAATTCTGCGTGTGCTTCGCCAGCGACGGCAAAGAGCACTGGGACAACAACACTAACAAGAACTACGTGCTGCTCAAGTCAATCTCGCCGGTCGACAGAACgggcaacaacaacaacaatggCATCCGCGTCATGACAGCGTCGGCCGGTCAGCAGCGCTACAACGACGCCCTACACGCCAAATTGGACTCGTGGTCCGAGTTCGCCAGCTGGAACCACTTGGTAAACGACTCGCCCTACTGGTGA